A section of the Mesobacillus jeotgali genome encodes:
- a CDS encoding YslB family protein has protein sequence MSETTTSEQKTESKPLAVSAFGYELIRDELLAELLGKDTPEILYWAGKRLARKYPLSSLEETIHFFLEAGWGHLTVKEESRKEMLLQLSSELISSRLKKNPNATFQLEAGFIAQQIEHQKKVTAEAFEHPNKKSLKILFTIKWDKTDIIE, from the coding sequence ATGAGCGAAACAACAACTTCTGAACAAAAGACCGAAAGCAAGCCTCTTGCTGTTTCTGCTTTCGGATATGAATTGATCAGGGACGAGCTTTTAGCGGAACTGCTCGGCAAAGACACACCTGAAATCCTTTACTGGGCCGGCAAAAGGCTCGCGCGCAAATATCCATTATCAAGCCTGGAGGAGACGATCCACTTTTTCCTGGAAGCGGGCTGGGGTCATCTCACCGTCAAAGAAGAATCACGAAAAGAAATGCTGCTCCAACTCAGCAGCGAACTGATTTCCTCCCGACTCAAAAAAAATCCAAACGCAACCTTCCAGCTCGAAGCGGGATTCATCGCCCAGCAAATTGAACACCAGAAAAAAGTAACAGCAGAAGCCTTCGAACACCCGAATAAAAAATCATTGAAAATCCTGTTCACAATCAAGTGGGATAAGACTGATATTATAGAGTGA
- a CDS encoding succinate dehydrogenase cytochrome b558 subunit — translation MAGRQEFYWRRLHSLLGVIPVGLFLTQHLVVNHFATGGEESFNNAAHFMEQLPFRYFLEIFIIFLPLLFHAIYGLYIAFTAKNNIGQYGHFRNWMFMLQRVSGVITLVFVAWHVWETRIAAAFGADVNFQMMETILSTPFMLWFYLIGVISTTFHFANGLWSFLVSWGITVTPRSQVISTYITIGVFIALSIVGVRAILAFV, via the coding sequence ATGGCAGGTAGACAAGAGTTTTATTGGCGGAGGCTGCATTCTTTACTGGGTGTTATTCCAGTAGGTCTATTCCTAACGCAGCACCTTGTAGTAAACCATTTTGCTACAGGGGGAGAAGAATCATTTAATAACGCAGCACATTTTATGGAGCAGTTGCCTTTCAGGTACTTTCTAGAAATCTTCATTATCTTCTTACCATTATTATTCCATGCAATTTACGGTCTATATATTGCTTTTACAGCTAAAAACAATATAGGCCAATATGGCCATTTCAGAAACTGGATGTTCATGCTCCAGCGTGTATCCGGGGTCATCACATTGGTCTTTGTGGCATGGCATGTATGGGAAACACGTATTGCCGCAGCCTTTGGTGCAGATGTTAACTTCCAGATGATGGAGACTATTCTATCAACTCCATTCATGCTATGGTTCTATTTAATTGGTGTAATTTCTACCACTTTCCACTTCGCAAACGGATTATGGTCTTTCCTCGTAAGCTGGGGAATCACTGTTACACCACGTTCACAAGTGATTTCTACTTATATCACAATCGGGGTTTTCATTGCGCTTTCCATTGTTGGAGTCCGCGCGATCCTGGCGTTTGTATAA